In Oncorhynchus mykiss isolate Arlee chromosome 1, USDA_OmykA_1.1, whole genome shotgun sequence, the following proteins share a genomic window:
- the vox gene encoding ventral homeobox, whose amino-acid sequence MLTNTELLEANMVKVFSVDWLAQSNHNTNPKEGPVDTIPTYCRPHVPCMVQPQPPTFYNKVYLQPKPKTTRVELTDSTEEPQNLESRLSSPLHPITCSSPSLSETSGYTSGYDSEAVSSECPSVEETSEGEKDGGQRRVRTRFTPEQIEKLEKIFNKHKYPDAGERVKTALKLNLSETQVRTWFQNRRMKLKRELQEYPVQSQMMFQPIRPFQYHGFGEQQLSPAVNHVIYQPMVQQIPMEQMVSHQHPYAYFY is encoded by the exons ATGCTGACCAACACAGAGCTCCTAGAGGCAAACATGGTCAAGGTCTTCTCTGTCGACTGGCTCGCACAGAGCAATCACAACACCAACCCGAAAGAAGGACCTGTGGACACTATACCAACCTACTGCAGACCCCATGTTCCTTGTATGGTCCAGCCTCAACCGCCAACATTTTATAACAAGGTCTACCTCCAACCAAAACCAAAGACCACGAGGGTTGAACTCACGGATTCCACTGAAGAACCCCAAAATCTAGAATCCAGGTTGAGCTCACCTCTGCATCCGATAACATGTTCTTCCCCAAGTC TTTCAGAAACCAGCGGGTACACCTCGGGGTATGACAGTGAGGCGGTCTCCTCGGAATGTCCCTCTGTGGAAGAgacgagcgagggagagaaagacggTGGCCAACGACGTGTGCGTACTAGGTTCACACCGGAGCAGATAGAAAAGCTGGAGAAGATTTTCAACAAACACAAATATCCAGATGCTGGAGAAAGAGTCAAAACGGCACTGAAGTTGAACCTCTCTGAAACTCAG GTGAGAACTTGGTTTCAGAACAGGAGGATGAAACTGAAAAGGGAGCTCCAAGAGTATCCAGTTCAGTCTCAGATGATGTTCCAGCCCATTCGACCATTTCAGTACCACGGCTTCGGTGAACAGCAACTCTCCCCCGCTGTAAACCACGTGATATACCAGCCCATGGTGCAACAGATCCCCATGGAACAGATGGTTTCTCATCAACACCCTTACGCATATTTCTACTAA
- the LOC110532553 gene encoding kinase non-catalytic C-lobe domain-containing protein 1, producing the protein MESAEHPVGGGDESPSEADSLWGTDEPLSVGPRGQMSPDCCEDMEDTEFLVSQCLLSTSSGAEESSHSYSPAWALAFYGGDCFSQDVVEYARNLGQHSESPCLELKTQELQQQLMIETKSLKKTRHFYQKLLHQERKNKRSDARLMLSKLKVQLEELRSKVEFLDSIKKYLEVLSVDQWGVDVSLLPSLAASDPGSPLDLQPSEEPAVLELVSLSGAGTGKSSLQAATPLDFMSYLYARNAPLEGYIQQFLYTYRYFCTPQELLQFLMGKFTSVAAGGDPDVSGDSAKVYHRSLDVLQTWLTDYIMVDFSPKSSLLMTLENFLTTEVSPLDSRGERLLTTLQRSPRKRWSQGCGSPISMQEDDDDALSVHTSCRKSAIEYSGRKSFQWRISRVVEPQSTQPKDKAYSIAAALPRPYYTSLMDDISSACLRSEERHPFSQSEHSAQHTAQQLTLLQQEMFQGCHPIHFLNSKFQGVRDKAVCVTKHASHSVPPVEGSSLFVHEGTPQDSHLQQLLRYADSVSNWVSADLVICDSIKIQAALLTKFLLIAKHCYESRDFATAMQVLGGLENVIVRQLPAWKHLSTKVCEVLEDLRAVQVFLKSDNLCLMGGEHVRRRPTLPAVHILAMHIQQLEIGAFTLTSGAYKWPKLRTIAKVVSQVHAFQETVYSFTPDPGLQAYIRLRIAHLSGCDIPLLAADNEANFHHNPTDRHTRRIQDTLKRVKATFQ; encoded by the exons ATGGAGAGTGCCGAGCATCCAGTGGGGGGCGGCGATGAAAGCCCCTCTGAAGCTGACTCTCTATGGGGGACGGACGAGCCACTGAGCGTGGGCCCCCGAGGCCAGATGAGCCCTGACTGCTGTGAGGACATGGAGGACACAGAATTTCTGGTGTCTCAATGTctcctctccaccagctcaggAGCAGAGGAGTCCAGCCACAGCTACAGCCCAGCCTGGGCCCTGGCCTTCTATGGAGGGGACTGTTTTAGTCAGGATGTGGTGGAATATGCTAGGAACTTGGGACAGCATAGTGAGTCCCCATGCCTGGAGCTGAAAACACAG GAGCTTCAACAGCAGCTTATGATCGAGACGAAGAGTCTGAAAAAGACCAGACATTTCTACCAAAAGCTGCTCCATCAAGAGAGAAAAAACAAAC GTTCGGATGCTAGATTGATGCTGTCCAAACTCAAAGTCCAGCTTGAGGAGTTGAGGTCCAAAGTGGAGTTTCTAGACTCTATAAAGAAATATCTGGAG GTTCTGAGTGTGGATCAATGGGGTGTGgatgtgtccctccttccctccctggcAGCCTCTGATCCAGGGAGCCCTCTGGATCTCCAGCCCTCAGAGGAGCCTGCCGTGTTGGAATTGGTGTCTTTGTCtggggcagggacagggaagagcAGCCTGCAGGCCGCCACACCCCTGGATTTCATGTCCTACCTCTATGCCAG AAATGCTCCACTGGAGGGTTATATCCAACAGTTCCTGTACACTTACCGCTATTTCTGTACCCCTCAAGAACTCCTTCAGTTCCTGATGGGCAAATTCACCAGTGTAGCAGCAGG AGGTGATCCAGATGTGTCAGGGGACAGTGCTAAGGTGTACCACCGGAGTCTGGACGTGCTGCAAACCTGGCTGACTGACTACATAATGGTGGACTTCAGCCCCAAGTCCAGCCTGCTGATGACCCTGGAAAACTTCCTCACCACTGAA GTGTCTCCGTTagacagtagaggagagagactttTGACCACTCTACAGAGGTCTCCCAGGAAGAGGTGGAGCCAAGGCTGTGGGAGCCCAATCAGCAtgcaggaggatgatgatgatgcacTGTCTGTCCATACCTCATGCAGAAAATCAGCTATTGAGTACTCTGGAAGGAAG AGCTTCCAGTGGAGGATATCCAGGGTGGTTGAGCCCCAGTCGACCCAGCCTAAAGACAAGGCCTACTCCATAGCAGCAGCCCTGCCCCGGCCCTACTACACCTCCCTTATGGATGACATCTCCAGTGCCTGCCTCAGAAGCGAAGAGAGACACCCCTTTAGTCAGAGTGAACACAGCGCCCAACACACTGCACAGCAACTCACTCTACTACAGCAG GAAATGTTTCAAGGCTGTCACCCAATTCATTTCCTCAACTCTAAATTTCAAGGAGTCAGGGACAAAGCTGTTTGTGTCACCAA ACATGCGTCACACTCTGTTCCTCCAGTAGAGGGCAGCAGTCTATTTGTTCACGAAGGGACTCCACAGGACAGCCACCTCCAACAGCTACTGAGATATGCTGACAGCGTCTCCAATTGGGTCTCTGCAGATCTCGTCATCTGTGATTCGATAAAG ATCCAAGCGGCTTTGCTCACCAAGTTTCTCCTAATTGCCAAACACTGCTATGAATCAAGAGACTTTGCCACAGCAATGCAGGTCCTTGGAGGCCTGGAGAATGTGATTGTCAGGCAATTACCG GCTTGGAAACATCTGTCTACCAAGGTGTGTGAGGTCCTTGAGGATCTGCGAGCCGTGCAG GTCTTTCTGAAGAGTGATAACCTGTGTCTGATGGGAGGAGAGCATGTGAGGAGGAGACCCACCCTCCCTGCTGTCCACATCCTGGCCATGCACATCCAGCAGCTGGAGATAGGAGCCTTCACTCTGACCAGTGGCGCCTACAAGTGGCCAAAACTCAG aACCATAGCCAAGGTGGTGAGTCAGGTGCATGCATTCCAGGAGACGGTGTACTCCTTCACTCCTGACCCGGGGCTGCAGGCCTACATCAGACTAAGAATAGCCCACCTCAGTGGCTGTGACATTCCCCTGCTGGCTGCAGACAACGAGGCCAACTTCCACCACAACCCCACTGACCGACACACCCGCAGGATCCAGGACACACTGAAGAGGGTGAAGGCCACCTTTCAGTGA
- the vent gene encoding ventral expressed homeobox, with protein sequence MNELATKDDYTPSSPNNSCGYTSGSESEVGDDSDGEYALHRRMRTKFTSDQICRLERTFNKHKYLGTTQRRKIAEKMKLSETQVKTWFQNRRMKLKREVQDLRPELFSPPASLLPPLVYAARSFQHQALGGQLHTFAQRTQALCPHHIQRVPLQQMIHGKPIHPMMLAPCYY encoded by the exons ATGAACGAGCTTGCTACTAAAGACGACTACACTCCATCATCTCCAAACA ATAGCTGTGGCTACACCTCGGGCTCTGAGAGCGAGGTGGGGGACGATAGCGACGGCGAGTATGCACTACACCGCAGGATGAGAACCAAGTTCACCTCTGATCAGATTTGCAGACTAGAACGAACATTCAACAAACACAAATACCTCGGTACAACTCAGAGGAGAAAGATTGCTGAGAAAATGAAGCTCTCTGAAACTCAG GTGAAAACATGGTTTCAAAACAGAAGGATGAAGCTGAAACGCGAGGTCCAAGACCTGCGACCAGAATTATTTTCTCCTCCAGCATCTCTGCTGCCTCCACTGGTCTACGCCGCTCGGTCGTTTCAGCACCAAGCGCTTGGTGGACAGCTCCACACCTTCGCCCAGAGAACACAAGCGCTCTGCCCGCATCACATTCAGAGAGTCCCTTTGCAACAGATGATTCATGGAAAACCAATTCACCCCATGATGTTGGCGCCCTGTTACTACTGA